The DNA sequence CACTCCACTTTCAAACTGAACTTACCAAAGCCTGCTTTTCTCTGTCTCAGGGAACAGAAACCTGGGGGTTtgatttctttctgtcctttcttccctcctcccacctcttAGCCGATGAACTGCCAGAAGTCCTATGAACCTCTAGGGTCCATCCACGTGTCACCATCCACACTTACTACTTTAGGCCCCTGTTTCTTCCTGGACTTTTATTATAGCCTCCTAGTTGGTCTCCCCAGAACGACTGCTACTCCACACAGCAGCCTGAGTCATCTTTCTGGATTATACATCTGATCATGTTACTCCTTGGCCCCTAAACCTCCATCCTTCCCAGTGGTCACCGAGATCCTTAACGTGACCTACAAGCCCGGAGTGAGGGGGCCTCTGTTGTCCTCTCTTCTCATGCCAACTTCCACTCTTTGTCCCAGGCCTGAACTCTCTACACAGATTCCCCATGctctctcctttttcctcttccccaACTGTGCTTGGCTAATTTCCTATGGTCACCTCAAATTTAATCTTAAACACCACTTTTCCAGGAAGCCTTTTAGGACTCATCCCCAAGAAAGGCTGGGTGCCCTCTAGTATGCACAGAACACACTGAACTTCCCAATGAGGCACTAACTTTCAGGAGGAGCTGCATTCTAACTGCTCATCCACTGGGCTGTAAGCTCTATGAGGGCAGGAACTGGGGAAGTCTTATTCTCTCTGTACCCCTCAAACTAGCACAGAAACCTGGATTCCACTTACATTGAGGTATTCACCTCAGCATTCCCAACCCTGAGGTGCCTGGTCACCCGAGCTCAGCCAGACAGGGCTCTGTCCCCCATCCTTACTACCTGTGGAGCAACTCACCTGCAGCCTCTGCTGTTCTGAGTCCCGCTCCTGGGCAGATGCCTGGAGGAACACGGCTACCTCCTGCAGATTGCGGACACTGGCCTTGCTCTGGGCCAAGGACAGTGCCAAGTCCTGGGCCTTCTCCCTCCACTCAATCTCCCTGGCTTCTGTCTGCCTCAGGGCTGCCCGTAGTCTTTCCAGCTCTTTCTGCAGCCTGGGCCCTAAAGCATCACGTCTTGTAGAGTGGTCCGCTGCTGGACAGGCATTGTGGCTGTGGGATGGGTCCTCCAGATTCTCCCTCTGCTGGGCTTCCCTCAGCtccaggatttcctcttccttttgGGCTGGAGTTAGATGCAGCTTCCTCAGGCTCTCATGGAGGCCctttatctcttcctcttctctcttctgaCTTGGACTCTGCTTCTCTTGTATCAAATCCCCTAGTCCCCTCTGGAATGGAGACTTCTCCAATAGCTGCCCCTGTTTCTTCTGATGTCTCAGCTGTTCATCCCTCTGAGCAAGTGTTTGCTGGAGCTGCTGTAAGGCCTCCTGGTGTTGGAGATCCCGGTCCTGGATCTCACCTTCCTGCGTCCTCAGAGcctcttccagctgctgggctcgTGCCTGGCAGGAGTCCAGGGCAGCCTGCAAGGTGGCAGTGCTGGCCTCCAGGCTGTGGCTCAATTCTGCCTGCCCAAGGAGGTGCTGCTCTTTCTCCTGCAGGGCGGCCTGAGCCTTGTTGAGGGCCTCCTGCAGAGCCTCAGCCTGGCCTCGGGCAGCCTCCTCCCTATGCTGGGAGGACTGGTTATCTGCCCACAGGGCCTCCAGCTCCTGGTCCCGTTCCTTGAGCAGTGCCTCTGCCTGTAGCCAGCTGTCCCGCAGGGCCCTGGCCTCCGCCTGGTGCTCCTGTGCCCGCTCAGCATACTGCTGCTGGAGGGCCAGCAAGGCCGCCTCCTGCTCCCGAGACTTGGCCCTTAGGTCACCCAACACCTCCTCCAGGGCCTGTACCCGCTGTCCCTCCACTGCCAGCTCTTCCTGGAGCCTTCGCACATGCTCCTCGTGGTCTTCAAGCTCTCCCTGGCGCTCTTTCAGTGTCTTCTGGGCCTGCTCCAGGGCTCTCTGCAGTGTGCCTGCCTTTTCCTTCACGTGCTCCTCCTGCCCTTGCGCCTGCTGCTGCTGGTCCTGCAGGGCTTCCAGCTCCTGGTCCCTCTGGGCCAGGGCTCTCTGGGCCTCTTCCAGCTGACCCTGAAGTGACTGCTCTTTCAGGTCCTCCTGTTCCCTGGCTTCCTGCAGGTGCTGCTGCAGGACCACTATTTCCTGCTCTTGCTGGGTCAGGAGTAGACTGGTCTCACCCACCTTCCTGTGCAGGCCCTGAAGCTGCTGTTCAAGCTGGTCATTGTGCTCCTGAAGTTCCTGGATATGCTCCTGCTGACATTCCACCTCCTTCTCCTTATCACGCAGAATCAGCTTCATATGCTCAAGGCTCCCACGCTGTGCTTTCTggcccttcccttcctctgcccGCTCCTGCATCAGCTGCCTCTGAGAGGCCAGCTCCTGCCCTCGCTCTCTCAAGGACAGCTTGATCTGTTCCAGGTCCTCCTCTAGGATCTTGGTCTGCAGCATCCTCTGATCTTCAAGGACCTGGATCCTCTCCTTTTGCACCACCATTTCCTGGTCCCTCCTCTCGAGGCCCTGAGTCAGATGCTCCTTCTGCCTCTGCAGTTCCTCAATCTGTTCTTGCTGGGACTTCACCTCCTGGTCCTTCTCCTGGAGCTCTCTTGCCAGCAGGGTGCTGTGGCTCTCCAGCTCATGGATCTGGCTACTCTGTGCCTGCAGCTCCTGGCTCCTCTCCTCTAGGTCCAGTGTAAGGTGGGTCAGAGCCACCCTCTGTATTTCCCTCTGGCCCTCCAGCTCCTCGATTGCCTTTTGTTGGCACTCTATTTTGTGATGGTTTTCCTCTAGCTCCAGGGCTAGACATTCCAGAGTTACCAGCTGCTTCTTCAGATCCTGAATCTGTCCTTTCTGGGACTCTATCACTTGGGCCTTCTTCTCCAGTTCTAGAAGCTGATGCTCTAAGACGTTCCTCTGTGTCTCTTGATCCTTCTTGAGCTCTCTGATCTGCTCCCTCTGCACGGTCAGCTCCTGCTCCCGCTCCTGGACAGTCAGGGGCAGATGCTCTAAAACAGACCTGCACTTCTCTAGCTCCTGGATCTGTTCCTGCTGCAGGTCCACCTCTTGGTTCCTCTCCTTTAGGTCCAGAGATAGCACCTCCAGAGCAGCCTTTTGCAGCTCCCGTTGCTTCTCCAGTTCCTGGATTGTCCCCTGCAGAGTCTccacctcctcttctcttttggaCAGGGTCTGGGCCAGGACAGCCAAATTCTCCTGCAATGCCTTCCCGTGGGCCACCTTCAGTTCGCCCTGCTCTTGCAGAGCCTGGGCTCTCTCACGTTCACTCTCCACTTCCTCATTTTTCAGTTTCAGGGCTGAGCGAGCAGTTCTCAAGTCTTCCTCCAGCGCCCCTACAGCACTTGCCTTGGCCCTGGCTTCTGCAACAGCCACTTGCAGCTGTTGCACTTGAGCTGTCAGGTCCTCCTTGGCTGCCTGAAGTAACTCTCGCTCATTCTGGAAAACAAGACGCAAAACCACTTTAGGCTACACTTCCCTAAGACTGACCCTCCAACACAGGCCCTTCCTTTCCTTACTCTGTGGCACCACCACTGTCAAGGATTTGGACAAAGAGAACTGGCACATTCCACATAAGCTGGTAATGTAAAAGAATAGCCCTACCACATCCCAGTGCCTGCTATGCCCAGAATGAGAAAGCCTCATGCAAATGAGCCTTCTCAGATCCAGTCCTTCAGGGCAGGGAACAAAAATCTCAACATCAAATCAGAAAGAGTAATTGAAGGATCACTGAGGCCTTAATAATGGCTCTCAAGGACACAGGGACAGCCAGGGAATCTGAGACACTTGCTGAAGGAAGCCAGGCGCTACGTATGGATGGGTATGACCACATCCCAAGAAGGGCCTGGGAGCCGGAGCCTGGGCCCCAAGGGTCAACTCCTGAAGTGAGCCCTTTCCCAAACCAGTATCACCTCACCTGGGCCTCTATTCCCTGCAGCTCCGCTTGCCGTAGGCGACTCTGTAaggatgccacagattcactcaGTTCCACCAGCTCAGATTCTACAGAGTTCTGATTTGTTTCCCAGTTGGATTTCTCTTTGGGAAGATGAGAGATAGCAGAGCAAGGCCCATGGTTGGggtgaaagaaaagagggatacACAGGCAGATGGAAGATGAGGGATGGAATCAGAGGGGAGGAAGGCCAAGAAGGAGGGAATTACATCCAGTTTCACAGAGACATCACCCATCTGCCAGCTGCTCCTGTTTGTCTAGGCTCCCCAATGCTTCTAGACGCATTCATTTGCTGCCCAGTTCCACCACTGCTTGATATTCATCCCAACAAATCCTCATCTTGATCACACAGAAATCCTCAGTGCTGGATTCTAGGCAGGGTTGAGCTAGATGGCACTGGAGGTCCTTTCTAGTCCCCAGTGGTATGATTTTACAGAGGTTCCTAGAAACCAGGGTTGCTCTGCTAGCTGCCCCTCATTTATACAAAATGCACCAGAACCCAGCTCTGTGTGTGGCTCTCAGGGAGTCCTTTGGGATACTTTCAAGACTCAGATCCACTCCCCAAGTTGTCCTCTTCTCTTCTACAGTAGTGGCTTGAGTCTCAAGACCCTCccctttcatcctttcctttccacGTCACCACTCTGTTCAGCCCTTGGCTGCACACAGTTATGTTCTCCCCAGATTCCCCCTCCTCGCTATCTTTCAAACAAGCCTATAATCCTTCTGCTGCCAAAGGTTAAGGTTggagataacaaaaaaaagttacATGGATAAATGACAAAAGATCCAAAATTTTACAACATTCTATGGAACAGTCCTATCCTGGGTTGCTAGTTTTTTGGGAAGCTTAGCTAGCAACATCTCTCAGTCCACCAAATCTGTTCTTCCTGACCCCTTCTTCTATCACGGCCCTCAAAGGCCAGGAAAAGCAGAAATACAGTTCACAGGGTCATCACCCCTTTGGAAGGGCCCCTAAGTATCTTCTCACAGTTGTGGGTGAGCAGTAAAGTTGCTGGCCAATAAAAGTTCTGGCCTCTTCTGGGCTTctgacctttcttctctcctccatcCAAAACCCCCTGCCTGTCTTAAGCTTCTCACCTTCCTGGCTCTGGGACAGCTGTCTCTGCAGGTCCTGCAACTCTGCGTGGACCTGGCTCTTCTCAGCCTCTGTGTGAGTGAGACGCTGTTCTAGCTTCTGAGCTTGATCCCTCAGATCGTcctgggaaagaaagggggccaGGGCTAAACGTAAGTTCCTCCTCTTCCACAAGGCTGTCCCAGGCCAGGCCCCAGCCCTctcctgcatcagcttctgtggcagtctgccacagcctacctgcagactgctgggttaTTTACCTCAGAGCTCACATGCATCCCCGAAGTTATGACAGGCTCTGTTCCAACTGGCTGGAGCCTTGAACCCTCTTCTGACTTGTCTATGTCTTGAAACAGAACTGATGAAGTCTTAGCCCAGggtcccctctcctctccccaaacTCCTACTTCAAAGATTAGTCCAAAGCTCAAAGgtcacttcttccttccttctgacCCTCCCTAAGTCAGAATCAATTGCCCTTCCCactattttcatttgcattttattgaTCCAATTAATTCAAccgattttgttttctcttagaaTGCAGTTTAGGTTCTCAGCCATGTCACAAGTCTTCTTGAGGGCAGAGAGCaggtctttctcctttttctatcTCCAGCTCAGAATGGCTGGCATAAAggtggcattttatttttattgattgataGGTTTGCTGGGAAGCAGAATTTGCAGGACATTTAGTTTAGTCTCAGGCCTAGAATGCTCTCACAAATGGCACCCTCAGATTTTAGCGGTCTCCAATTTGTTGAGTTTTTCTTGAAGGTCTTGGTATCAAGAAAAATTCATGGCTGAGATGAAAATGATGCAAAACAACATCACACATCTGTGCAGGGTTTTGTAGTTTTTGGGCTCAATCAATTCCCCACTCGTCCAATCCTTACAACCCTATAAGCAGGCAGGCACGATCTGCCCTACTTCACTAGTGAAGCCTAGGCCCAGGAAACCAAATGCTTCGTCCCTGGTTGTCAGGTAGCCATAGAGGTAGAACTCATCTCAGCTGGACCTCAGGAATAAAACAGGTCAAACTGCTTCATGAGCCATTTTCAGGGCAAGGTGAAGGGTTCAAGTAAGGAGAACAGAGAACCATACCCGGGCCTGCTGCGCTTTCCACAGGTCTTGGTGAAGCTTGTGGAGCACAGATGCCACTGCCTCAGCTGAGAGAGCCGTCAGGAGGGGCCCTCTCTTCGATAGGATCCTGGCTCCATTCTGGTctgaaaaaatgaggaaacaCCTCCTGACTTGGCTGCACTATGAAAAGAAACAGCCATACCTCCCTTGACATGGCCTTGGCCTTCCCTCCTCAGTGAACGTTTTCTCAGCAGTTCACTCATCACACACTTTCTGTGGGCTTATTATGCACCAGCCACTATGATGGACACTAGCTAATACCAGCGATCGTTTGTTAGGCATTTAGTAAGTGCCAGGAACTGTAAGAGCTATTTTACCTCTGTAATTTCATTAACTCATCAGGAAAATCCCAAGAGGTAGGTACTTATAACATCCATATTTTAGAGTTGAGAAAATCAATCTCAGAGAGgataggtgacttgcccaagcaCACACATCTAGCAAAGaacagagctaggattcaaactgACTGAATTAATTCCAGAGTCTGTGGCCTGAGCCTTGATGCTACAGTGCCTAAGGAACTGTgttccccttccttctccccaggAACTAGGCCTGGCTTTGGCCCCAAGGACTGAGTTCCTGAGCGGCTGCCTCACCTGGCTCCGGGCTCCAGAGGGAGGCAGCAGAGTCTCCCCCGCCACACAGCTCAGCCTTGCCCTCACAGACAGACCCCAGGGCCTGCTGCAGGACAGAAGAGAGGCTGGCCAGCTGCGCCCGGGCGTGGTgcccaggctgctgctctgcggCCAGTGCCTCTAGCTGGCTCTTGGTGCTACGCAGCTGCAGCTGTAGCTGGGCTGCCTTGGCTTCCTGGGCCCACAAGGATGCTTGCAGCTGCTGCTCGGTTGCTCGAGATGCCTCCAGCTCCTCCAGTAACTGTGCTTCCTGGGCCAGAAAGACAGCCTCCTTTTCCTTCACTTCCTGCTTCAGTAATTTCACCTGCCAGGGAGGACGTGTAGTCAATCCGAGCAAGGAGTGGGTACCGTCCTAAGCCTGACCCCATGCAGTCTCTGTGCAAACCTTGAATAGAGCTGGAAGGATTTCAGTAGGCTCAGGTCTCCTCCAGGTAGGGACAAGTGTTGCCCTAGATGTGACCTGCATGCCTACCAGTGACTCCTGACACGTGGGCCTAGGCTATGCAAACGGGCTTTGACCCTGGTACCCTTGGCAACTCTTGCCAGCTCCCTGCTGATTGGAACTCTGCCCGAAAACCTGACAGTGAGCCTAATTACACCAGTCATGATAGTGGCTACCATTTCTCAAATGTTACAGTGTTTCTGACTCTATATATTCCTAGAATTGTTAAGAATTACCACCCTTGTTTTATGGATAGAGAAAATGATGCTCACACAACCAGACCTGAATGCTTCTTTGCTGCAGTCTTATCTAgatcttcctcccttcttcttcccctcccagtTCTGTCTTTCCTCTGTACCCAAGGCCTGGGGTCCTGCTGTGAGCAGACTGAGTCCTGGAAGTCTTCTCGCTGCAGCCTGCTGGACCTGGAGTAATACTGTTCCCCCTGCTCTATCTTGCCAAGCTGACCGAGCACACTTGGAAGCAGCTGCGCTTGAACCAGGCCAGTGTGAACCTCACCACTCTGGGCACCACGTTCCAGGCTGTCAGGGTCCCTACAACTCAACCCTGGGTTAGGTTCCCAAGCCTGCCACTGCCCAATCCTGGCTTCCCCCTCCTGCCAGGGCTTCTGCAGTCCCAGTATGACTGAGcaatcacccccacccccaccccaggagtgGGCTTTCACCAAGGAAAGGACCCAGAACCAGGGGCAGTACCTGGGCACTGAGCTCCTTCTGCCCTTCCTGGGCTTCCTGAATGGCCTGGTGCAGCGAGCACAGCTCCTGTTGTTGAACTGAGTCAGCTTCTTGCAAAACAAGGagtgtctgttctttttccacCAGTGACTGCATCAGGCTAAAAGAGATGTGCCAGAGGACTAGGTCATTCTCTCAGGGAATGAAGAATTTCTTCTTCATCTGACTGTCCTAAACACAGCATTAataattaaagtagaaataataatgataatgtttATGGTAATAACAATAAAAGCTACAGTGTATTATGGGATTTGGTCTCTTTGACTAATcagcaaaaagcaaacaactcaGCCAGCTTTATTTGTGAAACAAGGAAATAAAGGCTtacttcttttaaagaaaaaaaaaagctactatGTATTAAGCACCTAACTGAATGTTTCTAAGTACTTCATGCATATGATACCGCATTTCAACTTCATAGTAAATTCCAGAAATACCTATATGATACTTCAAATTCAACAAGTCCAATTCTCCCCCATCCTCTCTGcacctcccttctccccagacAACCCTTGTTAGGTTTCCTAGCTCAGGGAATGGCACCTCCATCCACCCAGTGCCCCAGCTTAGAAGTCTTGACCATATCAGAGTTCTCCCTCCATCCCACCTACAGCCCATCTATCATGACACATAATTCATTCAAATCCCTTATGGTGCCTTAAGCCCCTTCTCCAACACCCACCCTGGTTCTGCTTTAGCATCGCTCACCTGATCAATTGTACCAGTCTCCTAACTCATCTGCCCTCCTATAGTTTCATCAACAAAAGGATTTGTCTCCTCTCAAACTCTTATTGTGTTGAGGAGACACCCATTCTTCATTCTGAGTGGTCTTACCTCGCTCTGATGTTTTATGTCATCACCGTGCCTTCTAATACATCATAGGTTTGGCTGTGTCAGTCTGCCTGCTGAAAACCCCCCAAAGATTTCCTACTAAACCTAAAATAAACTAGAGACTACTTCCTGTGGCCTAAAGGCCTCAACAATATGGACTTGTCTAGCTCACATTACTCCCTCCTCACTCACCACGCTCCAGGCACACTGCACTTTCAGTGTCACACAACACCCTGCGCAATGACCCACAGAGCCACTGCCCGTGACTTCCCCTCTGACTGCAGAGAACACTCCAGCCCTTTGCATGGCCTCCCCAGTGTCTAAAGGAggtctgcccccaccccccctcATTTCTTATTCAGCATCCTGTTTCTTTCCTCCGTACCATGGAACATAATCTGTGATCATTTATTTTTGGGATGATTTGATTGATCTCTCTCTCACAAAGCTATAAATTCTATCAAGGCAGGGACCATACTGTCTTGATGAGCACTATACCCCCAAGCTAGCTCAGGGAATAATGCATGTGTAATGTGTACTctctaaatatttactaaataaattaTGTGTAAGGTTTGAAGACAGGGACCACATCCTGTCCACAGGGCTCCCTGTACAGTCCAGACCTGGAGGCACGAGAAGCTAGAGGACCTGGGTGAAGAACTGTCAACCTCCCAGTGACCACTAaagccagacaagcaaaagccaACTCCATGGCCTGTCTGGCCTACctggctttctctctctccagctcctTCTGAATTTGACTACACTCCTGGGCCTCTCTCAGCTTCTCCCAAACTTCCTGTTCCATCAGCCTCTGGGAGTCATCCTTGGAAACCAGCTGAGACTTCAAGTCCTCCACCTGGAAAGGTAAGGGCATGAGAGCCAAGGGATGGGACCAGTGGAGGGAAAGGATGCTTCTCATCTAGGGCTTTAGGGCCCTGCAAGGTTTACCACAGTTACCTGCCCATTTCCAAGTCTCTGGAGGTTCCACCAATCCTTATACACTCCTCTTAACCACCCCCTTCCCCAAGAATGTCCAGTCTAGTCATCTGTCTCCCCAGCCTCACACATGCTGTATAAAGACAGGTACAAATGAAAATCCTGGACTGAATATAATTACACTCAAAGGCAAAGTGATGGGCAAATTATGGTTCAGAACACCAGCTGATATGGGattctgagaaggaaaagcaaccagagtAGGAAAAACAATCTGGTATATAAAATACTGGATCTATGGCGAGGGTGGGAAGAAAAACTGGCTCTGGGGCTGCCCAATAAGACCTAAGTTCTGTGGTCTCCATAGACAGAGATCACTGTCCAGGGCTCTGAGAGGGATGGGCTCAGCTCTCAGCACCCCTCAGTTTCCCACTCAGTCCTGGGGCCTACCCcgcccctcccagcccaggcagCAGGGCCAAGGCTCCCCTCGTCCtgcaggaaggggtgggggagtcTGGCTGTGGGACtaggagcagggaggagggaccTGCATCTGGAGGTCTATCTTGTCCTGCCGTAGGGAGCTCCCCTCTTCTCGGAGGGCAGCAAGGTCATCTTTGTGCTGCCGGGCTGCCTGCTCCAGTTTTTGCTGAGCCTCTTGGAGCTGGGTCTGTAGCACCCCAGTGGTGTCCTGCAAAGGGAGAAGACAACAGGGAGTAGAGGAAAGCTTCCACTGGGCCTTGGTCTTGAAATTGTGTTGTAGAAATCTCTGTCATATAAATACTAGTTTTTTAGTTGGGTTGGCAAAAGCTGAGGCAGGACCCAGCAAGGCTCACTGTTTCCGCAGTGCTCCACCggctcacctcctcctcctctcctctctcacaGGGCGTGCTGGCACACCCAGGCTTTCTCGGCCAGCGTCCCTGAAGTGGAAGCACTCCCTCACCCAGACCAGAGCACCAGCCTCCTATTGTGTGTCCCTACTTCCATTTCATACCACcccccctacacacacagactctctctctctctctcgctctccaCTCAGCAtctaaagcattttaaaaaacatatatagtaAGTCATTCCCACTCTGCTTTTTAAACACCATCCCACAGTTTCCCACTGTCCTTAGAACAAAACCCAAGCTCCTACCATGGCTGACAAAGggcccctgccttcctccccactctccccGGAGCCTTTCAAGACAGAGCAACACGGCCTCCTTTCTGTGCCTGAACTCCCTgagcctgtctgtctgtctgtctaaaggcccttaagatggctattTCCTCTGCCTAAGATGTTCTTCAAATGGAtggcttctcttttttttttaatggctttattgagataagagtttatataccatacaattcacccatttagaGCATACAATTcaatgttttttagtatattcacagttgtGCAACTAGTACCACAATCAGCTTTAGAACATTTTCCTCACCCCAGAAGGAAACCCTgtgccctccccaccacccatccCCACTCCCAACCACTCATTTAGCTTCTGTCTGTGCaggtttgcctattctggacatttcttataCATGGGATCATACACTGTGAGGCTCCTGTGATCAGCTTCTTTCAGCCAGTCACACACTGTAAGGCTTTCAGGCTTCATCCCCACTGTTCCACAGGGCTGGCTCTTCAACCTTCacatctcagctcaaatgtcactttctcagggAGACCCTCCCTGACCTCCTTGTCCGAAATGGCCCCCTCTGAATCACTTTGAGTTACGTTGCCCTAGTCATTTCCTTTACAGCTCTTATTACTACCATAAATCCTCTCATGTACTTTGTGTCCACTCACTGTCATCTGCTCTGCCACCGGAAcacaagctccttgagggcagaggccATGTCTGTCATGCTGCCTACCAAACACCTTTAAGCCTGTCACGTCAGCATCTAGCATAGGGTCTGGTGCAACGAAGCCCAAAGAACTGGTCAATGTTGAATGAGTAAGTTGATGCTCGCCTGTTTTCTCTGCCCAGTACTGCCCTCCATACCTGCTCCTTTAACTTCTGAGCCTTCATGTCCTGCCTCAGACGTTCCAGTTGTTGGCTGGCATCTGCCAGCTCCTTCTGGGTCTGCAGCAGTGTCTCCAGGAGGGACACTCTCTCCTTCTCTGTTTCGAGCTGCATCTGTGGAGGAGCAGGAGGGCAAGGGCTTGCTGGATCAGGGGTCCCCATGCTGACTCACTAGGCCACAGCACATCCCAGCTCTTCTGGGGCTCTTCGGCAAACAGGGTTGGGTCTGAGGGCAAAGGAAGGTCTGAACCCACTGACTGAGGACCAGGAAGTACAAAGCCTGCCACTGGCTTGCAGGCTGACAGGATGTGGTAGCAAGAGCCCTCCCTCAGGAAGTCTGATGTCCTGCCCCTGTAGCTACCGGGGATCACCCTGCTCAGTGGTAGCAAAGTAGGTTGTACATTCTCTTCTGGAAGCACCTGCAGCACCATGCCCAGGAGTGGAAAGGAAGTGGCCAAAGGTAGGCGAGCACAGGTTGGGCATACAGCTCCAATCCTCCGAGCCTCCCACCTGGCATAGGGCGCTCTCGGCCTCGGCCCGTTCTTCCTCCCTCCGCGTCCGGAGGGCCTCCGTttctgcctgctgctccttcagCCGCATTTCCAGCTCCATTTTCTCCCTCTCTAGGCTCCCCAGAGCCTTATCCAGTTCCTGCTGGTGCCAGGAGCGCTCCTTCTCCTGGCCACATGAAGGAAACACTGTTACAACTGAATGGgtgaggagaggaggtgggggtAGAAGGGTTAGAGTGAGACAGCTGCTCACCAGCTGGgtgggcctgtttcctcatctgtcaagtgaGGCTAATCATCCCTGCCTTACCTACCTCACCAAATTTGAGGAGAATCAAAtgagatttcaaaaaaaatcaaatgatataaTATAGGTGAAAGCGTTCTAAAGTGTTGTCTAAAGTGAAACTGTCCCTAATATAAGCTACAAGTATCTGTTATTTAAAGCAACCACATCATGGTTGAAGGCTCTAACAATGAACTGTGGGGGCTGACTCACTCTctgctgcccactctcccctgtACAGGGTGGCAGAGGAAGCCTCCCAAAGTCAGGCTGAGCCTAGCTAGGTTGTCTTCTGTATTATACAAGAGCATTAGGCCAGGGCATCCTGACAGTCCCAGAGGTCCGCCAGTGACCAAAGCCTTCCCTGATTACCCAGACTAATCCAGCACCCCTATTAGGTTCTCAGGATAGTGGTGTAGGGCTCTGGACCAGGCTGCCTGGGCAACAGTCTTAAACCCAACACCACTAGTGTGACCTCAGTTCCTCTCTATCACATTTgtatgtctgtttcctcatctataaaaatggggataacaacagtatgggagaatatatttgtaaaggacatatccgacaaggggttaacatcccaaatatataaagaattcacacgcctcaacacccaaaaagcaaataacccaattaaaaaatgggtggaggatatgaacagacacttctccaaagaagaaattcagacggccaacaggcatatgaaaagatgctccacattgctaatcatcaga is a window from the Manis javanica isolate MJ-LG chromosome 5, MJ_LKY, whole genome shotgun sequence genome containing:
- the CEP250 gene encoding centrosome-associated protein CEP250 isoform X6 gives rise to the protein METGGPGLNTMKPQSLQLVLEEQVLALQQQMAENQAASWRKLKNSQEAQQRQASLVRKLQAKVLQYRGWCQELEKRLEATGGPVPQRWDSVEESSLEQLLIRLEEEQQRCESLAEVNTQLRLHVEKADVVNKALREDMEKLTVDWSRSRDELMRKESQWQMEQEFFKGYLKGEHGRLLSLWREVVTFRRHFLEMKSATDRDLTELKAEHVRLSGSLLTCCLRLTVGAQCRELGRSGRLGGSEAAQLLVLTESRELEKEAHARSQESIQLAGQGDLEKAELQDRVRTLCWRELGTIPCAILMFLLASGCLTSRSSGPGKGLGQGFPSALGPPNTCSSLEMWVAELSALLTQSQKQNEDYEKMVKALRETMEILETNHAELLEHEASLSRHAQEEKLSLQQVIRNITQAMVEEEDNMAKGSGHESSLELDGSAFSFPFDSQDPDKALTLVHSVLTQRRQAVQDLRQQLSGCQEAVGFLQQQHSQWEEEGEALRQRLQKLTGERDTLAGQTVDLQGEVDSLSKERELLQKTREELQQQLEVLEQEAWRLRRTNMALQLQEDSAQGEREEQQEELHLAVRERERLQETLAGLEAKQSESLSELITLREALESSRLEGELLRQEHMEVTTALVRAEQSIAELSSSENSLKAEVADLRAAAVKLSALNEALALDKVGLNQQLLQLEQENQSMCSRTEAAEQARSTLQVGLAEAERSREALWEKNTHLEVQLQKAEETSAELQADLRGIQEEKEEIQEKLSEAHHQQEAASAQLEQLHQEANRQEEVLAREVQEKEALVRERAALEVRLQAVERDRQDLSEQLLGLSSAKELLESSLFEAQQQNSLVEVTKGQLEVQIQTVTQAKKVIQGEVRCLKLELDAERSRAEQERDIAARQLAQAGREGQTALQQQKSAHEEEVNQLQEKWEKERSWHQQELDKALGSLEREKMELEMRLKEQQAETEALRTRREEERAEAESALCQMQLETEKERVSLLETLLQTQKELADASQQLERLRQDMKAQKLKEQDTTGVLQTQLQEAQQKLEQAARQHKDDLAALREEGSSLRQDKIDLQMQVEDLKSQLVSKDDSQRLMEQEVWEKLREAQECSQIQKELEREKASLMQSLVEKEQTLLVLQEADSVQQQELCSLHQAIQEAQEGQKELSAQVKLLKQEVKEKEAVFLAQEAQLLEELEASRATEQQLQASLWAQEAKAAQLQLQLRSTKSQLEALAAEQQPGHHARAQLASLSSVLQQALGSVCEGKAELCGGGDSAASLWSPEPDQNGARILSKRGPLLTALSAEAVASVLHKLHQDLWKAQQARDDLRDQAQKLEQRLTHTEAEKSQVHAELQDLQRQLSQSQEEKSNWETNQNSVESELVELSESVASLQSRLRQAELQGIEAQNERELLQAAKEDLTAQVQQLQVAVAEARAKASAVGALEEDLRTARSALKLKNEEVESERERAQALQEQGELKVAHGKALQENLAVLAQTLSKREEEVETLQGTIQELEKQRELQKAALEVLSLDLKERNQEVDLQQEQIQELEKCRSVLEHLPLTVQEREQELTVQREQIRELKKDQETQRNVLEHQLLELEKKAQVIESQKGQIQDLKKQLVTLECLALELEENHHKIECQQKAIEELEGQREIQRVALTHLTLDLEERSQELQAQSSQIHELESHSTLLARELQEKDQEVKSQQEQIEELQRQKEHLTQGLERRDQEMVVQKERIQVLEDQRMLQTKILEEDLEQIKLSLRERGQELASQRQLMQERAEEGKGQKAQRGSLEHMKLILRDKEKEVECQQEHIQELQEHNDQLEQQLQGLHRKVGETSLLLTQQEQEIVVLQQHLQEAREQEDLKEQSLQGQLEEAQRALAQRDQELEALQDQQQQAQGQEEHVKEKAGTLQRALEQAQKTLKERQGELEDHEEHVRRLQEELAVEGQRVQALEEVLGDLRAKSREQEAALLALQQQYAERAQEHQAEARALRDSWLQAEALLKERDQELEALWADNQSSQHREEAARGQAEALQEALNKAQAALQEKEQHLLGQAELSHSLEASTATLQAALDSCQARAQQLEEALRTQEGEIQDRDLQHQEALQQLQQTLAQRDEQLRHQKKQGQLLEKSPFQRGLGDLIQEKQSPSQKREEEEIKGLHESLRKLHLTPAQKEEEILELREAQQRENLEDPSHSHNACPAADHSTRRDALGPRLQKELERLRAALRQTEAREIEWREKAQDLALSLAQSKASVRNLQEVAVFLQASAQERDSEQQRLQSLSLW